A DNA window from Anastrepha ludens isolate Willacy chromosome 6, idAnaLude1.1, whole genome shotgun sequence contains the following coding sequences:
- the LOC128866989 gene encoding CD63 antigen-like, which yields MGCCGFFIKWLLHFFNLLAVIVAVLLIILGSLILDALGGLKSVSNFENANIIPIIVIVLGGSIFIVSLLACCGAIKEINWCMIIYAILMFVLMGLQIALVVWVFLEKNEFLNTMDSIVLNAYDNRNNETDNSMNTLQITFNCCGYNNYTDYSSSGIPASCCGFSETDAPCPSSIYTTRQGCKTVFYNFWIDNLGFVRYGGIVVIVIEFLALISACGVAACRRKSFNTNTA from the exons ATGGGCTGCTGTGGATTCTTCATAAAGTGGCTGTTACATTTCTTTAATCTGCTAGCAGTG atcgTTGCTGTTCTGCTCATTATTCTTGGCAGTCTTATATTGGATGCTTTGGGCGGTTTGAAGTCAGTCAGTAATTTTGAAAATGCCAATATTATACCCATAATAGTTATAGTGTTGGGCGGTTCGATATTCATCGTATCATTACTTGCCTGCTGCGGCGCGATTAAGGAGATCAATTGGTGCATGATAATA TACGCCATTTTAATGTTCGTACTAATGGGATTGCAGATCGCGCTTGTCGTTTGggttttcttggaaaaaaatgaGTTCCTCAACACGATGGACTCGATTGTTCTTAACGCATACGATAACAGAAACAATGAGACCGATAACTCAATGAACACACTCCAGATTACA TTCAACTGTTGCGGCTACAATAACTACACGGATTATAGTAGCTCAGGCATTCCCGCTTCTTGTTGTGGTTTTTCTGAAACGGATGCCCCATGCCCATCCTCCATTTACACCACCAGACAAGGTTGTAAGACGGTATTTTACAATTTCTGGATTGATAATTTGGGATTTGTACGATATGGTGGCATTGTAGTGATTGTAATCGAATTTTTGGCATTAATATCAGCATGCGGAGTGGCAGCGTGCAGACGAAAATCATTCAACACAAATACGGCTTAA